In a genomic window of Sporosarcina trichiuri:
- a CDS encoding 1,4-dihydroxy-2-naphthoate polyprenyltransferase, whose product MQDTIKIEQGWRMWWQLTRPHTLTAAFAPVFLGTMLALPFGRLDFPLFAAMLLASVLIQMATNMFNEYYDYKRGLDTEHSVGIGGTIVRNKVNPKTILNLALFLYGISVLLGVYICMQTSWWLAAIGLVSMAIGYFYTGGPYPIAYTPLGELFSGVVMGMLLVLIAFYIQTGTVSERAVLLSIPSVLLVAAIMMANNIRDLEGDKLGGRKTLAILLGRANAIRVQSGFFILAFAWIIGLVLFGGLTPWSLLVILCVKKPISAIRIFKNHEAPLQVMPAMKFTAQTNTFFCLLLAVGLLIGHLLH is encoded by the coding sequence ATGCAAGATACAATCAAAATCGAACAAGGCTGGAGGATGTGGTGGCAGCTGACCCGGCCGCACACACTGACCGCAGCCTTTGCACCTGTATTCCTCGGCACGATGCTCGCCCTGCCGTTCGGACGGCTGGACTTCCCTCTCTTTGCAGCCATGCTGCTCGCAAGTGTGCTCATCCAGATGGCGACGAACATGTTCAATGAATACTATGACTACAAAAGAGGCCTGGACACCGAGCACTCGGTCGGCATCGGCGGAACGATCGTCCGCAACAAAGTGAACCCGAAAACGATCCTGAACCTGGCTCTTTTCCTATATGGCATTTCCGTACTGCTGGGCGTCTATATCTGCATGCAGACGTCCTGGTGGCTTGCAGCAATCGGTCTCGTATCGATGGCTATCGGTTACTTCTACACAGGCGGCCCCTACCCGATCGCCTATACCCCGCTTGGGGAACTGTTTTCCGGTGTTGTCATGGGGATGCTGCTCGTCCTGATCGCCTTCTATATCCAGACAGGGACCGTATCGGAACGGGCTGTGCTGCTGTCCATACCGAGTGTTCTCCTCGTAGCTGCAATCATGATGGCAAACAATATCCGGGACCTCGAAGGCGACAAGCTGGGAGGACGGAAGACGCTTGCCATTTTGCTCGGACGGGCGAATGCCATCCGGGTACAGAGCGGATTCTTCATCCTGGCATTTGCCTGGATCATCGGTCTCGTGCTCTTCGGCGGACTCACTCCATGGAGCCTGCTCGTCATCCTGTGCGTCAAGAAGCCCATCTCCGCCATCAGGATATTCAAAAATCACGAAGCACCGCTCCAAGTGATGCCAGCCATGAAATTCACAGCGCAGACGAACACCTTCTTCTGCCTGCTTCTGGCGGTCGGCTTGCTCATTGGCCACCTCCTCCACTAA
- a CDS encoding isochorismate synthase — protein sequence MNRKLTELPAHTDRAANPHIRFFTETIEAGGISPLSFFEAGSSIGYAERFFWENASKTLTLVGIGHALTLTADAEHDRFGKIEAEWKQYCTKLIKEEKDMDPILAGGFSFTAEQGSRSSEWGDFPRAFFSVPVFQLKIENGRTAVAINLITDSPESSGKFDELRQQRDRLIHEAQMRDSLHFTKPSVLSMQELGKDSYLDTVTAVTGKIAAGEADKVVIARSLALQFDEPADHTAVLQSITNEQRDSYLFGIERGSQLFFGATPERLVEIKDGRAYSACVAGSSRRGTTAEEDRKLGEALLADKKNREEHHYVVEMITRVFDSLCASRTSAAGPKLMKVRDIQHLYTPVEGTLVVESSIFQFIKALHPTPALGGVPTATAMDIIRHEEKLDRGFYAAPVGWTDASGNGEFAVAIRSALLEQDKAWLYAGGGIVADSKADEEYEETWVKFRPMLRALGGTLHG from the coding sequence ATGAATCGGAAGCTTACGGAACTGCCTGCACATACTGATCGTGCAGCCAACCCGCATATCCGCTTCTTCACTGAAACGATAGAGGCGGGCGGAATTTCTCCGCTTTCTTTTTTTGAGGCCGGGTCTTCCATCGGATATGCAGAACGGTTCTTTTGGGAAAACGCCTCGAAGACATTGACACTCGTCGGGATCGGGCATGCATTGACCCTTACGGCTGACGCGGAGCACGATCGCTTCGGGAAAATAGAGGCTGAGTGGAAACAATACTGCACGAAACTCATCAAAGAAGAAAAAGACATGGACCCCATCCTGGCAGGAGGTTTTTCATTCACTGCTGAGCAGGGATCCCGCAGTTCTGAATGGGGGGATTTTCCGCGCGCATTCTTTTCAGTTCCTGTTTTTCAACTGAAAATCGAGAATGGGCGGACAGCGGTCGCCATCAATCTAATTACGGACTCCCCGGAGAGCTCCGGCAAGTTTGATGAGCTGCGGCAGCAGAGGGACCGCTTGATACACGAAGCGCAGATGCGGGATTCACTGCACTTTACGAAGCCGTCCGTCCTCTCGATGCAAGAGCTCGGAAAAGACAGCTATCTGGATACAGTTACGGCGGTCACCGGGAAGATCGCTGCCGGGGAAGCGGATAAGGTCGTCATCGCCCGTTCGCTCGCCCTGCAGTTCGATGAGCCGGCAGACCATACAGCAGTGCTGCAGTCGATCACAAACGAACAGCGCGACAGCTACCTGTTCGGCATTGAACGCGGCAGCCAGCTGTTCTTCGGGGCGACTCCCGAACGGCTGGTCGAGATAAAGGACGGGAGAGCCTATTCGGCATGCGTGGCGGGTTCGAGCAGACGGGGGACGACAGCCGAGGAGGATCGCAAGCTGGGCGAAGCGCTTCTGGCGGATAAAAAGAACCGGGAAGAGCATCACTATGTCGTCGAGATGATTACCCGTGTGTTCGATTCACTTTGTGCATCCCGTACATCAGCAGCAGGTCCGAAACTCATGAAAGTGAGAGATATCCAGCATTTATATACCCCTGTCGAAGGAACTCTCGTAGTTGAAAGCAGCATTTTCCAGTTCATCAAGGCGCTCCATCCGACGCCGGCTCTCGGAGGTGTCCCGACGGCGACCGCGATGGATATCATCCGGCATGAGGAAAAGCTGGATCGCGGTTTCTATGCCGCTCCGGTCGGCTGGACGGACGCTTCCGGCAACGGGGAATTCGCCGTTGCCATCCGGTCGGCTCTTCTTGAGCAGGACAAGGCTTGGCTGTATGCAGGCGGCGGAATTGTGGCCGATTCCAAGGCAGACGAAGAATATGAGGAGACATGGGTGAAATTCAGGCCGATGCTCCGCGCCCTTGGAGGGACACTGCATGGATAA
- the menD gene encoding 2-succinyl-5-enolpyruvyl-6-hydroxy-3-cyclohexene-1-carboxylic-acid synthase has protein sequence MDKRIILTNHVKRMTESLARLGMVHAVISPGSRSTPLAYALASDDRFETHLQVDERSAGFFALGLAKAMQLPVALLCTSGTAAANFHPAVTEAFYARIPLVVITADRPHELRDVGAPQAIRQPGMFAEHVKYHVDLPIPEESAAVDDFLERQIARTVAVTMTEPKGPVHVNAPFREPLLIDLGQPAPPVTFQASIAGKSVFAEDRKRQVSGLLSRASRGLLVAGELPPGFPKETVWAFAERMNWPVLCDPLSNLRSEVPESCRHLCIDSYDALLKQDRLAERLAPDTVFRIGPQPVSKPLTLFLKQARPAVYAVVDESALFRDPIGIATHHLQTCPEEVLSLQSESHQQPAYTEDWSEANRIVSEVTASHRWDEEHEGDYVRTLLDQLPDGSDLISGSSMPIRDLDTYFRNTSRDIACFSNRGANGIDGVVSTALGIQAARKRPSWLLIGDLSFLHDSNGLIVSRMEETDLTIVLSNNNGGGIFSYLPQSTEPAHFEELFGTPTDLSFAPFAELYDIQYSCVSSVAQLEEQLQQPKTKPLRIIEMISNREQNTAAHRALWQSAGEELDRHGF, from the coding sequence ATGGATAAACGTATAATACTGACCAACCATGTAAAACGGATGACGGAATCTCTTGCACGGCTGGGAATGGTGCATGCTGTGATCAGTCCCGGATCCCGTTCCACTCCGCTTGCGTACGCGCTGGCATCTGACGACAGGTTCGAGACCCATCTGCAGGTGGATGAGCGTTCTGCAGGGTTCTTCGCCCTCGGGTTAGCGAAGGCCATGCAGCTGCCAGTTGCCCTGCTGTGTACATCGGGGACAGCCGCGGCCAATTTCCATCCTGCAGTCACGGAAGCCTTCTACGCGCGTATCCCGCTCGTCGTGATTACAGCGGACCGGCCTCATGAACTCAGGGACGTCGGTGCGCCGCAGGCGATCCGTCAGCCCGGTATGTTCGCGGAACACGTGAAGTACCATGTCGATCTGCCGATTCCTGAAGAATCAGCAGCCGTCGATGACTTTCTGGAGCGGCAGATTGCCCGAACTGTCGCTGTGACGATGACCGAACCGAAAGGACCGGTTCATGTGAATGCACCATTCCGTGAACCGCTGCTGATCGATCTCGGCCAGCCAGCGCCTCCGGTCACATTCCAGGCAAGCATTGCCGGAAAAAGTGTATTTGCAGAAGACCGGAAACGGCAGGTCAGCGGACTGTTGAGCAGAGCATCCAGAGGACTTTTGGTAGCGGGGGAACTGCCTCCAGGATTCCCGAAAGAAACCGTCTGGGCGTTTGCAGAGCGGATGAACTGGCCGGTCCTCTGTGATCCGCTGTCCAACCTGCGTTCTGAAGTACCGGAGTCCTGCAGGCATCTCTGCATCGACTCGTACGACGCGCTGCTGAAACAGGACCGGCTTGCAGAACGGCTGGCGCCGGATACCGTCTTCCGCATAGGACCGCAGCCGGTTTCGAAACCGCTGACCCTGTTCTTGAAACAGGCGCGTCCGGCTGTCTATGCAGTGGTGGATGAATCCGCGCTGTTCAGGGATCCGATCGGCATTGCGACCCATCATCTGCAGACCTGCCCGGAAGAAGTCCTTTCCCTGCAGTCGGAATCCCATCAGCAGCCTGCCTATACGGAGGACTGGTCGGAGGCGAACCGGATTGTTTCGGAAGTCACTGCGTCGCACAGATGGGACGAAGAGCACGAAGGCGATTATGTCCGTACTCTGCTTGATCAGCTCCCTGACGGAAGTGATCTGATCAGCGGCAGCAGCATGCCGATCCGGGATCTGGATACGTATTTCCGCAATACATCCCGGGATATTGCCTGCTTCTCGAACAGAGGGGCAAACGGCATCGATGGTGTTGTATCGACAGCGCTCGGAATTCAGGCAGCGCGGAAACGGCCGTCCTGGCTGCTGATCGGCGACCTGTCGTTCCTCCATGACAGCAATGGCCTCATCGTCTCCCGGATGGAAGAGACGGATCTCACGATCGTGCTCAGCAATAACAATGGCGGCGGCATCTTCTCCTATTTGCCGCAGTCGACGGAGCCTGCGCATTTCGAAGAGCTGTTCGGAACACCGACAGACCTGTCCTTCGCGCCGTTCGCCGAGCTCTATGATATCCAATACAGTTGTGTATCATCAGTTGCGCAGCTGGAAGAACAGCTGCAGCAGCCGAAGACAAAACCGCTCCGTATCATCGAGATGATCTCAAACCGGGAACAGAACACGGCGGCACATCGGGCTCTCTGGCAATCGGCAGGGGAGGAGCTGGACAGGCATGGCTTCTGA
- the menH gene encoding 2-succinyl-6-hydroxy-2,4-cyclohexadiene-1-carboxylate synthase has product MASEYLSVGGESLHYETYGCSDRPAVVLLHGFTGSTVTWHSIAGLLADRFHVVLVDLWGHGRSASPADSTRYSMASQTEDLDQLFTYLGLDRILLVGYSMGGRTALGYAAAFPERIAGLLLESASPGLRTVEERADRRRHDAALAARLRNEPLAEFVRFWEAIALFDSQKWLPEQTQSAIRSERMNQKADGLAGSLEGIGTGSQPSYWRALPHMMFPVLLVTGTLDGKFTRLAQEMETLLPNAVHEQVPDAGHAIHVEKPKKFATIIENFAAHHSF; this is encoded by the coding sequence ATGGCTTCTGAATATCTCTCTGTTGGTGGGGAGTCTCTTCATTATGAAACGTATGGATGCAGTGACCGCCCGGCAGTTGTCCTGCTTCATGGGTTCACAGGCAGTACAGTGACATGGCATTCGATTGCCGGCCTGCTGGCGGATCGGTTCCATGTGGTCCTCGTGGATCTTTGGGGGCACGGCCGGTCCGCAAGCCCTGCGGACAGCACCCGGTATTCAATGGCGTCCCAGACGGAAGATCTCGATCAGCTGTTTACGTATCTCGGGCTGGACCGCATCCTTCTCGTCGGCTATTCGATGGGCGGCCGCACCGCACTTGGATATGCTGCGGCGTTTCCGGAGCGTATCGCAGGCCTCCTATTGGAAAGTGCGTCGCCGGGCCTCCGCACAGTAGAGGAACGCGCCGACAGACGGCGGCATGATGCGGCCCTGGCAGCACGGCTGCGGAATGAGCCGCTGGCGGAGTTCGTCCGTTTCTGGGAGGCAATCGCTCTGTTCGATTCCCAGAAATGGCTGCCCGAACAGACGCAATCTGCTATACGCAGCGAGCGGATGAACCAGAAAGCAGATGGGCTGGCCGGCAGCCTGGAAGGGATCGGAACCGGCAGCCAGCCATCGTATTGGAGGGCGCTTCCTCATATGATGTTCCCCGTCCTGCTTGTGACCGGAACACTCGACGGAAAGTTCACACGGCTCGCGCAAGAGATGGAAACACTGCTGCCGAATGCTGTCCATGAACAGGTGCCGGATGCGGGCCATGCAATCCACGTGGAAAAACCGAAGAAATTTGCTACAATAATAGAGAACTTTGCAGCACATCATTCATTTTGA
- the menB gene encoding 1,4-dihydroxy-2-naphthoyl-CoA synthase: MTRQWETLHTYEDIKYEKYNGIAKVTINRPEVRNAFRPKTVTDMIDAFSRARDDESIGVIILTGEGEKAFCSGGDQKVRGHGGYVGDDEIPRLNVLDLQRLIRVIPKPVVAMVSGFAIGGGHVLHVVCDLTIAADNAIFGQTGPKVGSFDAGYGSGYLARIIGHKKAREIWYLCRQYDAQQALDMGLVNTVVPYEQLEDETVQWCEEMLSMSPTALRFVKAAMNADTDGLAGLQQMAGDATLLYYTTDEAKEGRDAFKEKRKPDFGQFPRFP; this comes from the coding sequence ATGACACGGCAATGGGAAACGCTTCATACATATGAAGATATTAAGTATGAAAAGTATAACGGCATCGCTAAAGTGACGATCAACCGTCCGGAAGTGCGCAACGCATTCCGCCCGAAGACGGTTACAGACATGATCGATGCATTCTCACGAGCACGCGACGACGAGAGCATCGGGGTCATCATCCTCACTGGCGAGGGAGAGAAAGCATTCTGTTCCGGCGGCGACCAGAAAGTCAGAGGTCATGGCGGATATGTCGGAGACGACGAAATTCCGCGCTTGAACGTACTGGACCTCCAGCGCCTGATCCGCGTCATCCCGAAACCGGTTGTTGCGATGGTTTCCGGATTTGCTATCGGCGGCGGCCATGTGCTGCATGTTGTCTGCGATTTGACGATCGCTGCGGACAATGCAATCTTCGGCCAGACGGGTCCGAAAGTCGGCTCATTCGATGCCGGTTATGGCTCGGGTTACCTGGCACGTATCATCGGCCACAAGAAAGCCCGTGAAATCTGGTATCTGTGCCGTCAGTACGACGCACAGCAGGCACTTGATATGGGACTCGTCAATACAGTCGTTCCGTATGAACAACTGGAGGATGAAACCGTTCAGTGGTGTGAGGAAATGCTCTCCATGAGCCCGACGGCACTCCGGTTTGTCAAAGCAGCCATGAACGCGGACACGGACGGTCTTGCAGGTCTCCAGCAGATGGCGGGGGATGCGACACTTCTGTATTACACAACCGACGAAGCGAAAGAGGGACGGGATGCATTCAAAGAGAAGCGCAAGCCGGACTTCGGCCAATTCCCAAGGTTCCCTTGA